CCATTCCTGaggttctccagacccttcttGCTTGGtcctcagcccctccagggGTTCTCGAACCCTTCCTGGGTACTCCAGCCCCTCCTTGCTTggcctccagcccttcctgagattccccagcccctcctgggttTCTCCAGCCCCTCCTTGCTTGGCCTCCAGCCCTTCTGGgcattccccatcccctccagggcttccccatctcctcctggggctccccagcccctccagggttCCTTCCCTGAACCCCTCCATGCCCCCCTTCCCCTGCAGGTGGAGAAACACTTCCGGGACGTGGAAAGCCAGAAGGTCCTGCAGCGTTCACAAGCACAGCAGACACAGAAGGACACGTCCCTGTCATCCTGAGGCCACCTCGGGGCCACCACCCCGTCCCCGCGTCCCCTCCCCGGAGGCGGCGCCGGGGGCTCCTTcaacttttatttccttttttttttttttttttttttttttttttggggaatcTCAACCAATTCCAAACTTTAGACTtcaaaacaaatgagaaaagagaataatttaaaGCTCCTCACGCATTACTTGACTAACAGACTTTGTTTTTCCGCCATGGTTTCTCCCTCCAGCCAGTCAGACtctgttaattttattttttggccttttttttttctttcccttttcctcccaatTCCTGCCTCCctcttccccaaaaatccctccagAAAATAAAGCTAACGAGCTGACTGTGGTGGCTGACCCGGGACCCTCGTGACCAACGTGGTCtcgttttaattttgtttgcacAGGGCAAGGCTTGAATTAgtcttatttttcttatctttaaatatatatatgaatatatattaaaatgttctttaaatatttgtctGCTTCTAGCAGGGTCGTGGCAAAAAATCCCTCTAACACCCCCTTGGGAGCAGCCAGAacctggatttggggttttcacCCCATTTCctatatgtttttaattttttttgccctttttcatttaatttttaatttcttttttaattttaatttttttttttttttgccacgatcctccccctcccccttttgtTTCCTCCcattgtttttttgtttgggtttttttaattaaaaacaaaaagcagatcAAACTCAAAACAATTCAAGCCCTGCCTTTAGGaaaattaaagattaaaaaaaaatttaaaaaaaagaaaaaaaaaaaggaaaattttttaGTCTTGTTTAgcaaaaaacaataaaaacccgAAATTTTTTTAACCATCACCGGAGTCTGTGGGGGCTCAATGGGGCGTGGCCTCATGAGGGGCGTGGTTAAGATGAGTGGGCGTGTCTTGGGGCGGGGTTTGTTGTTCCTTTGTTATGGGGCGTGGCTTCagcgggggcggggcctggcgCCGCATATTCAATTAGGGTTTGTTTGATTGATGGGGCGCGGTTGAGGCCATGGCGGGGTTTCGGGGGGAAGGTGCGGCCCGGGGCAGGCTGGAGGCTCGCTGGGCGCGGCTGTTCCAGAGCGGGGCCGCTGTTTTGGGGCAGGATCCGCCATTTGAATGGAGAGGCGGGGCCTGAGGGGAATGAGGGCGCTATAATTAAAGGGGCGTGGCTTGAAAAGAGAGGGCGTGGCTTCCCCAGGCACGGCGCTGATTGGTCCACGAGGCGGCATTTCCGGCGGGACGGCCCGGTAATGGCGGCGGGCCGCGGGTGGAGGCGGCGGGCGCTGCGCCTGCTGACGGCGGGCGGCGGCGTCCTGCTCACCCGCTTCCCCTTCTGGCACTGCTTCAGCGGGCTCCTGCTGTGCGCCGAGCGCGCCGACCTGCGCCGGTGCGCGCCCGGGGGCGGGACGGGGCCGGGCGCCTGCGAGTgctcctggggagcctgggcctGTGAGGGGCTGCGGGCGGTTGTGAGGGCAGGGGcggctgtggggctgggctggcgggGGTCTGTGAGAGCCTGGGGTGCTTGTGGGGTCTGGAGGGTCAGAGGGGGTGTGGGGTCTCGAGGGTCTGGGGTGCAGAGGCTGCTGCGGGGCCCTGAGAGCCGGGGGAAACCCGGCGTGTGAGGGACTGGGGGTGGGTCTGGGACAGGTGCCAGGGACCTTcggtggggctgggacaggtggCGTTTGAGGTGGGGcacggagctgctgcctggggctgaggggacaccccagcagcagagggggcTCGGAGGGGGtctgtggggcaggggagggggcagagcagcagagggggctcggaggggctctgtggggcaggggaggggacagagcagcagagggggctcggaggggctctgtggggcaggggagggctgtggctgccccataaCCTGACGGAGGCTCTGGGGTGAGCGCAGGGGTGCCAGAGCTGCCTTCCCTGTCCCCGCAGGAAGCCGGACATCCCAGTGCCCTACCTGTACGTGGACATGGGCGTGGCCGTGCTCTGTGCCAGCTTCATGTCCTTCGGGGTCAAGCGGCGCTGGTTCGCCCTGGGGGCcgccctgcagctggcagtggCCACCTATGCTGCCCACGTCGGGGGGCACGTGCACTACGGAGACTGGCTCAAGGTGAGAGCcccacccctgctgcccccagagcccagggtggCACTGATGGGCAGCccagggtggcactgagggcagCCCACGTGGCACTGAGGGTGCTCTgggtggcactgagggcagcccaggtggcactgagggtgctctgggtggcactgagggcactGTGAGTGGCACTGATGGCAGCGTGGCCCCACAGGTGAGGATGTACTCGCGCACCATCGCCATCATCGGCGGGTTCCTGATCCTGGCCAGCGGGGCTGGGGAGCTGTACCGGCAGAAACCCCGCAGCCGCTCCCTACAGTCCACGGgccaggtgtttctgggcatctacCTCATCTGCCAGGtactggggacagcctggggacagccaggggacagccagggtcAGGGGACACAGGCACCGCTGTGCTgcgggatggggacacagtTCTCTGTAGGAGAAGCCTTGGGACAGTGCTCCAGACTGTCCCTGGTGGGACCCTCAGGGACAGTCCACCACCACAGATCACCTCAAGGTGGTGTCACCAGCATCACCAAGCCCACACCAACCCAGGGGAGAAGCCTCAGGCAGCAGATGTCCTTGGGGGATTGTCACCAGTGCCACCACACTGCATCCCCCATGAACCCCAGGTTTTGGGGACCCCCTTCTGCCACCTCTCCCCATCTCAGAACTCGTGTGTGGATGTTCCCAGTGCCCCCACTGCCACCACACGCCAGGTCCCCATTGTCCCTGGGGTAGAAACCTTGCATGGCACCGGTGCCATCCACCCTGCGTGTGTCCTTTTGTCCCAGGTTTTGGTGGGACTCCCCATCCCAGAACTCTTGTGTGGATGTTCCGACTGCCACTACACTCTAGGTCCCCCTTGTCCCTGGGGGTAGAAACCTTGCATGgcaccagtgccaccaccctCCATCCCCTGCAAGTGTCCCCTTATCCCAGGTTTTGGGGACCCCTTTCTGCcacctctccccatcccagaaCTCTTGTGTGAGTGTTCCTACTGCCACAACTCTTGTGTGGAtgttcccagtgccaccacactCCAGGTCCCTGTTGTCCCTGGGGTAGAAACCTcagctggcaccagtgccatCCTCCCCTGCGAGTGTCCCTTTGTCCTCCCCTCTGCcacctctccccatcccagaaCTCTTGTACAGGTGTTCCACACTCCAGGTCCCCATTGTCCCTGGGGTAGAAACCTTGCATGGCACCAGTGCCACGCCCCACTGTGAGTGTCCCTTTGTCCTCCCCGCCACcatctctccccatcccacaaCTCTTGTGTGGATGTTCCACACTCCAGGTCCCCATTGTCCCTGGGTGCCATCCTCCCCTGCGAGTGTCCCTTTGTCCTCCCCCCTGCcacctctccccatcccagaaCTCTTGTACGGGTGTTCCACACTCCAGGTCCCCGTTGTCCCTGGGGTAGAAACCTTGCATGGCACCAGTGCCACGCCTCACTGTGagtgtccccttgtcccctgctgtccccccagGCCtactccctgcagcacagcaccgAGGACCGCCTGGCCTACCTGGACCATCTGCTGGGGGGCgagctggccctgcagctgctcttcctgctctacgggctgctggccctggcctTCCTCTCGGGGTACTACGTGAGGACAGCGGCCCAGGTGCTGGccgtgctgctgcccctggccaTCCTGCTCATCGACGGCAACCTGGGCTACTGGCACGCGCTGCGCCGCGTCGAGTTCTGGAACCAGATGAAGCTCATCGGCCAGAACGTCGGCATCTTCGGGGCCGTGGTCATCCTGGCCACCGATGGATGAGGGGCAACGGGGATAAAGGGcgggagggatttttttaaggagCGTCGCTAtttatttgttgatttttttgggggggttttttttgttctgttttgttttgttttggtggtgtTTGTAAATATTTGATAATTTTGGCAGAGGATGGGTGAGGGGAGGTCCTGCCACTGTGTGGTCAGGGTGCTTCTCCCTGCTGAGGGGTGTCActgcttccccctccccccccaaaaaaaaaaaatgtatttttactgatgtACTGAGAAATGTTTAATGTCTCACCCCAGGGGGATCAGCTTTGGGTGCCAGGGTGAGGAGGGGAGCTGCAGCTTTTGGGGCACAAACTGCTTTTGGGGTCCTGGAATGCAATGCAGGAGTGCTTTGGGGAGCTGATGGTGAGggaagggctgctctgggggaaaCTGCTTCAGAGTCACTTTGGGGGGACCTGATTGGGAGGGAAGGGTTGCTGTGGGGGAAACTGCTTCAGAGGAGTCACTTTGGGGGAAGCTGATTCAGGAGAGAtcctttttggggggggttggaGGGCAGAGCTCCTTTAGGGGCTTGGGGTGGAGGGGCTCCTGCAGGGGAGCTCTTTTGGGGGACCCTCATGGGGAAGCCACTTTGGGGGGGCAAATCTGGGCAGGGAAGTGAGTCTGAGAGGCTTGTGGGGAGCTGCTTCAGGAGGAGCCACTCTGGGGACTTGGTGGAGGGGCTCTGGGTGTTCTGGCACGGGTGGGAGTCCTGGTGggacccagggaggggctggcaACCCCCAGGGTCCCCGTGGGCTGTGGCCTCAGTGGTCTCATCTTGTCCCcgagctgtgtgtgtgtgtcccccccccgggcagggc
The DNA window shown above is from Molothrus aeneus isolate 106 chromosome 28, BPBGC_Maene_1.0, whole genome shotgun sequence and carries:
- the TMEM101 gene encoding transmembrane protein 101, with the protein product MAAGRGWRRRALRLLTAGGGVLLTRFPFWHCFSGLLLCAERADLRRKPDIPVPYLYVDMGVAVLCASFMSFGVKRRWFALGAALQLAVATYAAHVGGHVHYGDWLKVRMYSRTIAIIGGFLILASGAGELYRQKPRSRSLQSTGQVFLGIYLICQAYSLQHSTEDRLAYLDHLLGGELALQLLFLLYGLLALAFLSGYYVRTAAQVLAVLLPLAILLIDGNLGYWHALRRVEFWNQMKLIGQNVGIFGAVVILATDG